From the Elusimicrobiota bacterium genome, the window GGGGGGGTGGGTGCAAAACTTATTGAAAAATATTTACCTAAAATTGCTGTAACTACGTATCATGATTATAAGCATGCTAATCAAATTAAAGAATTGTTGTTCAAAATCAATCCCAACTACAAAATATTAGTTAAAGGTATTTCACAATTTAGTGGATGCCCTATAATGTTACATGCTTGGATTTAACGAATGAGAATTGGAATAGATGCAAAATGGTTCTTTAACGGTCCACCGAGTGGAAGACATGTTGTTCGTAGTTTAGTTCAAAATATTATTGCTGTTAATAGTGAACATGAGATTCATGTGTTTCTTGACAAAAAAGATTCTAATTCTCAATTTCCATTTGGGGGAACCAAAGTAAAGCGAATTTATTTGTGGGCGAACATTAACCTTATCTCGAATCTATTTATTATTCCATATCTTATTAAAAAATACAAAATAGACTGTTTCATAGCCCAAAATTTTTCACCTTTGTTAGGTTCAAAATGCAGAATATCTTTCATACATGATATAATTTTTGAATCACACCCAGAGTTTTTTACACTTCGTGAAAGAATTTATTTTAAGCCAATGAAATTTCTTGCAAAACATTCAAATTTTATATTCACAGTTTCTGAAAGTGAAAAGAAACGTTTGATCCAATATGGATATAATGCTCAAGATAAGATCAAAGTTATTCATAATGGGGTAGATACACATAAATTTAAGGTTATCGGTAAACAAGAAAAGGAGCAAATTAATAAGGTAAAAGAAATATATCATTTACCAGAAAAATATATTCTATACGTTGGAAGAATAAATTTTAGAAAGAATTTAATAAAGTTGGTTGAAGCAATTGATAAAATTACAGAGAAAGAAATAAAACTTGTTTTAGCTGGGAAAAAAGATTGGAAGAATGAGAATATTGAAGAAATCATTGATAATTTTTCACTCAAAGATAGAATAGTAATGATAGGTTATGTTGAGGAGGAATTCCTTCCAATTATTTATTCATTAGCAAAATTACTATGCTATGTATCTTATGAAGAGGGATTTGGTCTTCCACCATTAGAAGCTATGGCTTCTGGATTACCAGTTGTTGTCTCAGATATAGAAGTGGTAAAAGAAGTTTGCGGAGATGCTGGGAACTATGTTAATCCTTTTGAATCAAAAAGTATTGCAGATATGATTAATAAGTTATTAGAGGATGATAATTTATATAATAGGAAAAAGAATCTTGGTCTTAAGCGAGCAAACCTTTTCTCGTGGGAAAGCTCCACCAAAAAAATTATGCATTTTGTTGAAGAACATTGTTCAAATAATACTTGAATATAATCATTAAGCAAAGAATAGTACTTTAGTATTAAACTACCAATTTTTAATTTGATTGAAAAAGTGGAAAAAATTGTCACTATTACCGGTATCCGTCCTGATTTTATACGAATGAGTAAAGTTTTTGAGCGGCTCGATCAAAACTTTGAACATATCATGATTCACACCGGTCAGCATTACGATGACGAGTTGAGCAAAATATTTTTTAGCGAACTCAAAATCCGCAAACCGGATTTCACACTTGCGACCGGGCAGTGCAGCTCCAACCATTACGAACAATTATCATATCTCTCCAAAGAAGTAATCTATTTGTTGAAACGAAAAAAAATTGAACCGGCAATAATTCTTTTTTTGGGCGATTCAAACTCGGCATTGGTGAGCGCGCCATTATTTAAGGAAGGTTACAAAATCGGTCACATCGAAGGCGGCATGCGTTCGTACGATAGAAGAATGCCGGAAGAAGTTAACCGCGTCATTTGTGATTATGTCTCCGACCTCGTTTTCGTTTACACACCGCTCTACAAAGAAAGATTGATTCAGGAAAACAAGGAAGCGGATAAAATTTTTGTCGTCGGCAATACAATTGTTGAAGTAGTAAAGCAATACATGCCGCAAGGAAAACGTTCGCGCGATTTTATTGTCGCCGATATTCACCGCAACGAAAATTTGAATAGCATAAAACAGTTCAATCACATTTTAACTTTTCTGGATCAACTCGGTAAGAAAACCGGTTTGGAAGTGCGGCTCGTAAAATTTATCAGAGCAGTAAAATTGATTGAGCAGAATAATCTTCTCGCAGATAAAAAAAATATCAAACTCGTTGGTCCGTACGGATTTCTCGATTACTTGAATCTTCAATACAACGCATGCGGAATAGTGTCGGATTCCGGGACAAGTCAGGAGGAATGCCCACTGCTCGGAGTACCGGTTGCAGTTCCAAGATTGAAAACAGAGAGACCAGAATCAATAGAAAATGGGAATAGCATTCTTGTGGGTGAAACCAGGCCAATCAATAAGATGGTGAATGAAACAATTTCATTTTTCGAAAATTATTCCGTTTCAAAAAAAAATTTGAAGTGGCTCGGCAACGGAACCACATCGGAAAAAATTGTGAAAATATTAAAAAGGAAACTCTAACATGAAAAATGTATTGATAGTTGGTGGTGCCGGTTACGTAGGAGGCGCAATAACGGATTTAATAAAGCAATCCAATTACAATGTACGTGTTTATGATGCGCTTCTATACGAAGATTCTTTCCGGAAGCCGGTTGATTTTGTTTACGGTGATATACGTGATCACGAAAAACTTATTCCGCATCTCAAATGGG encodes:
- a CDS encoding glycosyltransferase family 1 protein, with translation MRIGIDAKWFFNGPPSGRHVVRSLVQNIIAVNSEHEIHVFLDKKDSNSQFPFGGTKVKRIYLWANINLISNLFIIPYLIKKYKIDCFIAQNFSPLLGSKCRISFIHDIIFESHPEFFTLRERIYFKPMKFLAKHSNFIFTVSESEKKRLIQYGYNAQDKIKVIHNGVDTHKFKVIGKQEKEQINKVKEIYHLPEKYILYVGRINFRKNLIKLVEAIDKITEKEIKLVLAGKKDWKNENIEEIIDNFSLKDRIVMIGYVEEEFLPIIYSLAKLLCYVSYEEGFGLPPLEAMASGLPVVVSDIEVVKEVCGDAGNYVNPFESKSIADMINKLLEDDNLYNRKKNLGLKRANLFSWESSTKKIMHFVEEHCSNNT
- the wecB gene encoding UDP-N-acetylglucosamine 2-epimerase (non-hydrolyzing) — its product is MEKIVTITGIRPDFIRMSKVFERLDQNFEHIMIHTGQHYDDELSKIFFSELKIRKPDFTLATGQCSSNHYEQLSYLSKEVIYLLKRKKIEPAIILFLGDSNSALVSAPLFKEGYKIGHIEGGMRSYDRRMPEEVNRVICDYVSDLVFVYTPLYKERLIQENKEADKIFVVGNTIVEVVKQYMPQGKRSRDFIVADIHRNENLNSIKQFNHILTFLDQLGKKTGLEVRLVKFIRAVKLIEQNNLLADKKNIKLVGPYGFLDYLNLQYNACGIVSDSGTSQEECPLLGVPVAVPRLKTERPESIENGNSILVGETRPINKMVNETISFFENYSVSKKNLKWLGNGTTSEKIVKILKRKL